The following coding sequences lie in one Myxococcus xanthus genomic window:
- the cas8a1 gene encoding type I-MYXAN CRISPR-associated Cas8a1/Cmx1, which translates to MAKAVNPRKKALPAPLSIRLYAPGMTPLLRAGAGGLAASLRAILGSASPAAPWPSPVRLGPGTATVEQEAIHLDWGGKAPEATLRALFGASFRVKQGFIDLPGTRPPGAPEPPPELAAALHDALKVTFLQHGKSTQGGARRRVTFEVDARPVIVESQGYDSFVHQTAWQSVLEALEVGSTSLASWAYPGAAERHIGVRVTKVEYTAAEALCACFALVGCVSYKLPQLRGGAFVALAPTNLVRFAELRPGLTPKRLRDVAVAGASDAVLAAQLVMAQEAGKKRLGAVLGTTEAVALRQMPWNAQQKIRGAVVRQDAVLEEVLDRYEAAAAALPHTLRVRKPEGKATGEASYFIAISALRAFITENLAASRPWYADFATATTAEGRFIHDYRDRDNLGALLWHERKGLIAMHPYLGEAEQWLVQSVHLALRSRFKSIYADTKESAPATRSNRLKGERERLRLSFAGAKTPEQVRAALADLWSRAGTNRELQEHWRDILQLLGPERWRAARDLALVALASYQGKGGEAAELEDADEAAGASEQS; encoded by the coding sequence ATGGCGAAAGCCGTGAACCCACGGAAGAAGGCCTTGCCCGCTCCGCTCTCCATCCGGTTGTACGCACCAGGGATGACGCCGCTGCTGCGCGCGGGCGCGGGCGGGTTGGCGGCATCGCTCCGCGCCATCCTCGGGAGCGCTTCACCCGCCGCGCCGTGGCCCTCTCCGGTGCGGCTGGGGCCCGGGACGGCGACGGTGGAGCAGGAGGCCATCCACCTGGACTGGGGCGGCAAGGCACCGGAGGCCACGCTCCGGGCGCTGTTCGGCGCGTCATTCCGGGTGAAGCAGGGCTTCATCGACCTGCCGGGCACGCGTCCACCCGGAGCGCCGGAGCCACCGCCCGAGTTGGCCGCCGCGCTCCACGACGCGCTCAAGGTGACGTTCCTCCAGCATGGCAAGTCGACGCAGGGAGGCGCGCGAAGGCGCGTCACTTTCGAGGTGGACGCGCGGCCCGTCATCGTCGAGTCCCAGGGCTACGACTCCTTCGTCCACCAGACGGCCTGGCAGAGCGTGCTCGAGGCGCTGGAGGTGGGCTCGACGTCGTTGGCGAGCTGGGCCTATCCGGGCGCGGCCGAGCGGCACATCGGTGTGCGCGTCACCAAGGTGGAATACACGGCGGCGGAGGCGCTCTGCGCGTGCTTCGCGCTGGTGGGGTGTGTTTCCTACAAGCTGCCGCAGCTCCGGGGCGGGGCCTTCGTGGCGCTGGCGCCGACGAACCTGGTCCGCTTCGCGGAGCTGCGCCCTGGGCTGACGCCCAAGCGGCTCCGTGACGTGGCGGTGGCGGGGGCGTCGGACGCGGTGCTCGCGGCTCAGTTGGTGATGGCGCAGGAGGCGGGGAAGAAGCGGCTGGGGGCCGTGCTGGGGACCACCGAGGCCGTGGCGCTGCGGCAGATGCCATGGAACGCGCAGCAGAAGATTCGCGGCGCGGTGGTGCGGCAGGACGCCGTGCTCGAGGAGGTCCTGGACCGCTACGAGGCCGCCGCCGCCGCGCTGCCGCACACGCTGCGAGTCCGCAAGCCCGAGGGCAAGGCGACGGGCGAGGCGAGCTACTTCATCGCGATCAGTGCGCTGCGCGCCTTCATCACGGAGAACCTCGCGGCTTCACGCCCCTGGTACGCGGACTTCGCCACCGCGACGACGGCGGAGGGCCGCTTCATTCACGACTACCGCGACCGGGACAACCTGGGCGCGCTGCTGTGGCACGAAAGGAAGGGACTCATCGCCATGCATCCGTACCTGGGAGAGGCCGAGCAGTGGCTCGTCCAGAGCGTTCACCTCGCGCTCCGGAGCCGGTTCAAGAGCATTTATGCGGACACGAAGGAGAGCGCCCCGGCCACACGCTCCAACCGGCTCAAGGGTGAGCGTGAGCGATTGCGGCTGAGCTTCGCGGGGGCCAAGACGCCGGAGCAGGTGCGCGCGGCGCTCGCGGACCTGTGGAGCCGCGCGGGCACCAACCGTGAGCTCCAGGAGCATTGGCGGGACATCCTCCAACTGCTGGGGCCCGAGCGGTGGCGCGCGGCCCGCGACCTCGCGCTGGTGGCGCTGGCGAGCTACCAGGGCAAGGGGGGCGAGGCCGCGGAACTTGAGGACGCGGACGAGGCCGCTGGCGCGTCCGAGCAGTCTTGA
- the cas7i gene encoding type I-B CRISPR-associated protein Cas7/Cst2/DevR — translation MSLHVFAAFVTPLGTAANNRGLTEGNITSLQKLVWNGQVHTTVSAESIRFALRRRLNEQEPCNRTYDDASRANAWKDAAFSAWSGKSKEKTYIDDDLLGFMSAEGAKQEKEKGTAKVRRAVLEVSRAVSLTPWSGDVTFNAASPGATPSAQKKGSNPVPYGTEMHATRYQYGVALTPEALRVPARAVTALNQLCALGPVAGNHGRFLFDFSPESVVFRLTQEAAPRILYAFEPSSRAGGVELAALLRKVKSGDVPAKELVLGGQVVEGLGAEEREVLSGAELHTGVVAACRAACKRLEVRKK, via the coding sequence ATGAGCCTTCACGTCTTCGCCGCCTTCGTCACGCCGCTGGGAACCGCCGCCAACAACCGGGGCCTCACCGAGGGAAACATCACCAGCCTCCAGAAGCTGGTGTGGAACGGACAGGTCCACACCACCGTCTCCGCCGAGTCCATCCGCTTCGCCTTGCGGCGGCGCTTGAATGAGCAGGAGCCATGCAACCGCACTTATGACGATGCGTCGCGCGCCAACGCGTGGAAGGACGCCGCCTTCAGCGCATGGTCGGGGAAGTCGAAGGAGAAGACCTATATCGATGATGACCTGCTGGGCTTCATGTCCGCGGAGGGTGCGAAGCAGGAGAAGGAGAAGGGCACGGCGAAGGTCCGCCGCGCGGTGCTGGAGGTGTCCCGGGCGGTGAGCCTCACGCCGTGGTCCGGGGACGTCACCTTCAACGCCGCGAGCCCCGGGGCCACGCCCTCCGCGCAGAAGAAGGGCAGCAACCCCGTGCCGTACGGGACGGAGATGCACGCGACGCGCTACCAGTACGGCGTGGCGCTGACGCCGGAGGCGCTGCGAGTGCCGGCCCGTGCCGTGACGGCGCTGAACCAGCTCTGCGCGCTGGGGCCTGTCGCGGGCAACCACGGCCGCTTCCTCTTCGACTTCAGTCCGGAGTCGGTCGTCTTCCGGCTCACCCAGGAGGCCGCGCCGCGCATCCTGTATGCCTTCGAGCCGTCCTCCCGCGCGGGGGGCGTGGAGCTCGCTGCGCTGCTGCGCAAGGTGAAGAGCGGCGACGTCCCCGCGAAGGAGTTGGTGTTGGGCGGGCAGGTGGTGGAGGGGCTGGGCGCCGAGGAGCGCGAGGTGCTTTCGGGCGCGGAGCTCCACACGGGCGTGGTCGCCGCCTGCCGCGCGGCGTGCAAGCGGCTGGAGGTGAGGAAGAAGTGA
- the cas5 gene encoding type I-MYXAN CRISPR-associated protein Cas5/Cmx5/DevS: MIALELSVPVACWRKGRARELVETEVLPPPATCYGALLSLVGEQDRERHRGCRVTAGVLNAPVISTVLRTFWRSKNLKVAKGNDENAAPDQQQLVIDARLVVWCDSREEPDSGESLEDRVVRAMREPGSVTRAGGWSLGESTHLINDARLLPEGRPPAGCRAFLTASTGALTLPVWVDHVGTRGTRYEVGRLEEVLAAPEVQRLPRIPLAEGAG, from the coding sequence GTGATCGCGCTCGAACTGTCCGTGCCCGTGGCGTGCTGGCGCAAGGGCCGGGCGCGCGAGCTGGTGGAGACCGAGGTCCTGCCGCCGCCCGCGACGTGCTACGGCGCGTTGCTCTCGCTCGTGGGTGAGCAGGACCGGGAGCGGCACCGGGGCTGCCGCGTGACGGCGGGTGTGTTGAACGCGCCTGTCATCAGCACGGTGCTTCGCACCTTCTGGCGGTCGAAGAACCTGAAGGTCGCGAAGGGGAATGACGAGAACGCCGCGCCGGACCAGCAACAGCTCGTCATCGACGCGCGCCTGGTGGTCTGGTGCGACAGCCGGGAGGAGCCGGACTCGGGTGAATCGCTGGAGGACCGTGTCGTCCGGGCGATGCGTGAGCCTGGCTCCGTGACGCGGGCCGGGGGGTGGTCGCTCGGGGAGTCCACGCACCTCATCAATGACGCGCGTCTGCTCCCGGAGGGGCGGCCGCCAGCGGGCTGTCGGGCCTTCCTGACCGCGTCCACCGGCGCTCTCACCCTGCCGGTCTGGGTGGACCACGTGGGCACTCGTGGCACTCGTTACGAGGTGGGGCGGCTCGAAGAGGTCTTGGCTGCTCCCGAGGTCCAACGGCTTCCGCGCATCCCGCTCGCGGAGGGCGCTGGATAG
- a CDS encoding type I-MYXAN CRISPR-associated endonuclease Cas4/Cas1 produces the protein MNASSTSPKPVVGEPSIRTHALHALAYCERLFYLEEVEELRVADAAVFAGRRLHVQLQEEGEHVELELASEALGLHGRVDAVKTREGTLVVYEHKRGRHAPGGDAPEAWPSDRLQAGAYALLVEERFPGAPVECRVRYHQTDTTVRFPLDAALRGAVVAAVARARLLRASRERPPVTQEERKCAKCSLAPVCLPEEERQVVGEERPRLFPEDDVRQVLHVATPGTRVGRAAEELVVTPPEGEGAPSRQPGRMVSALIAHGAVQVSAQALAYCVENDIGVHWFTSGGRYLGGLGGGAGNVHRRLRQFEALRQASVCLGLARRLVAAKLEGQLRFLLRASRGDSESRQVLASAVRDLRALLPKCEEAPSLEVLLGLEGAGAARYFGALPYLQGEDVDTRLRFEGRNRRPPRDRFNAVLGFLFGLVHREVEAAIRAVGLDVAFGFYHQPRGTAGPLGLDVMELFRVPLADMPLVASVNRRAWDADADFEVTSEHVWLSKAGRAKAIELYERRKRETWKNNVLGYSLSYARLVELEVRLLEKEWTGKPGLFATFRLR, from the coding sequence ATGAACGCATCATCCACGAGTCCGAAGCCTGTCGTCGGCGAGCCGTCCATCCGCACGCACGCGCTGCATGCGCTGGCGTACTGCGAGCGGCTCTTCTACCTGGAGGAAGTGGAGGAGTTGCGCGTGGCGGACGCCGCCGTGTTCGCGGGACGGCGGCTGCACGTCCAACTCCAGGAGGAAGGCGAGCACGTCGAGCTGGAACTGGCGAGTGAGGCATTGGGCCTGCACGGAAGGGTGGACGCGGTGAAGACGCGGGAGGGGACGCTGGTCGTCTACGAGCACAAGCGCGGACGCCATGCGCCTGGAGGGGATGCGCCAGAGGCGTGGCCGAGCGATCGGCTCCAGGCGGGGGCCTACGCGCTCCTGGTGGAGGAGCGCTTCCCGGGGGCGCCCGTGGAGTGCCGGGTCCGCTACCACCAGACGGACACGACGGTGCGCTTCCCGTTGGACGCGGCGCTGCGGGGCGCCGTGGTGGCGGCCGTGGCGCGTGCCCGGCTGCTGCGTGCGTCGCGGGAGAGGCCGCCCGTGACACAGGAGGAGCGCAAGTGTGCGAAGTGCTCGCTGGCGCCCGTGTGCCTGCCGGAGGAGGAGCGGCAGGTGGTGGGGGAGGAGCGGCCCCGGCTCTTTCCGGAGGATGATGTGCGGCAGGTGCTGCACGTCGCGACGCCTGGGACGCGGGTGGGGCGCGCGGCGGAGGAGCTGGTGGTGACGCCACCCGAAGGGGAGGGCGCGCCGTCGAGGCAGCCCGGGCGCATGGTGTCGGCGCTCATCGCGCATGGAGCGGTGCAGGTGAGCGCGCAGGCGTTGGCTTACTGCGTGGAGAACGACATCGGCGTGCACTGGTTCACGTCCGGGGGGCGCTACTTGGGGGGATTGGGTGGTGGGGCGGGCAACGTCCACCGGCGGTTGCGGCAGTTCGAGGCGCTACGGCAGGCGTCCGTGTGTCTGGGGCTCGCTCGCCGCTTGGTGGCGGCGAAGCTGGAGGGGCAGCTCCGCTTCCTGCTTCGCGCCTCGCGCGGTGATTCGGAGTCGCGTCAGGTGCTGGCCTCGGCGGTGCGGGACCTCCGGGCGTTGCTGCCGAAATGCGAGGAGGCGCCGTCGCTGGAGGTGCTCCTGGGGTTGGAGGGCGCGGGCGCGGCGCGGTACTTCGGAGCGCTGCCGTACCTTCAAGGCGAGGACGTGGACACGCGGCTGCGCTTCGAGGGCCGCAACCGGCGGCCTCCGAGGGACCGGTTCAACGCGGTGCTCGGCTTCTTGTTCGGACTTGTCCACCGTGAGGTGGAGGCGGCCATTCGGGCGGTGGGGCTGGATGTGGCGTTTGGTTTCTACCATCAGCCCCGGGGCACGGCGGGGCCGCTGGGACTGGATGTGATGGAGCTCTTCCGGGTGCCGCTGGCGGACATGCCGCTGGTGGCCTCGGTGAACCGGCGGGCGTGGGACGCGGACGCGGACTTCGAGGTGACGTCCGAGCACGTCTGGCTCAGCAAGGCGGGGCGGGCGAAGGCCATCGAGCTGTACGAGCGGCGCAAGCGGGAGACGTGGAAGAACAACGTGCTGGGGTACTCGCTCAGCTATGCGCGGCTGGTGGAGCTGGAGGTGCGGCTGCTGGAGAAGGAGTGGACCGGCAAGCCGGGGCTGTTCGCGACGTTCCGCTTGAGGTGA
- the cas2 gene encoding CRISPR-associated endonuclease Cas2, translated as MAEPRRWYLITYDIRDPKRWRKVHALLKGYGEWLQLSVFRCSLTDRDREKLRWELSRRMDAVDTLLVIGLCGGCVERVRAINAKEDWPEEPAPFKVL; from the coding sequence ATGGCCGAGCCGAGGCGTTGGTATTTGATTACCTATGACATCCGCGACCCCAAGCGGTGGCGGAAGGTGCATGCCCTGCTGAAGGGATACGGAGAGTGGCTGCAGCTCTCCGTGTTCCGCTGCTCGCTGACGGACCGGGACCGGGAGAAGCTGCGCTGGGAGCTGTCGCGGCGGATGGACGCCGTGGATACGTTGCTGGTGATTGGGCTGTGTGGCGGGTGCGTGGAGCGCGTGCGCGCCATCAACGCGAAGGAGGACTGGCCGGAGGAGCCCGCACCGTTCAAGGTGCTGTGA
- a CDS encoding SMI1/KNR4 family protein, with protein MKELLKYINGFEPAFSDQAQGASAVEVSRLESLLKRPLPSHYKDFLLSMGRSMGSLREEDTDFAIGRILKFYETSKRHPPRRYIFIGAQLVDTYGRFLLDCGEATEQADCPVVQADPEEPFKNEDHIVPLYGPLKDMLFLMAFSRKRMALLEHRRRFLPSLVRSGTGNVRIVAPSLVGAIDETLLQLGFQTLPYTSPLTPLYERGDAAFYVDRSSQGGGLSAELAARDEREFGRLVEVIQDSTTLV; from the coding sequence ATGAAAGAACTGCTCAAGTACATCAATGGATTCGAACCCGCATTTTCCGATCAGGCCCAGGGAGCGTCGGCAGTGGAGGTCTCCCGGCTCGAGAGCCTGCTCAAGCGGCCTCTTCCCTCCCACTACAAGGACTTCCTCCTCAGCATGGGACGAAGCATGGGAAGCCTCCGCGAGGAAGATACCGACTTCGCCATCGGCCGGATCCTGAAGTTCTACGAAACGAGCAAGCGGCATCCCCCTCGGAGGTACATCTTCATTGGCGCCCAGCTCGTGGACACCTACGGAAGGTTCTTGCTCGACTGCGGGGAGGCCACGGAGCAGGCTGACTGTCCTGTTGTCCAGGCGGACCCAGAAGAGCCGTTCAAGAACGAGGACCATATCGTTCCCCTGTATGGTCCCTTGAAGGACATGCTCTTCCTGATGGCCTTCAGCAGGAAGCGGATGGCCCTTCTGGAGCATCGGCGACGGTTCCTCCCTTCACTCGTGCGCAGCGGAACGGGGAATGTCCGAATCGTGGCTCCCTCCTTGGTGGGAGCCATCGACGAGACGCTTCTCCAGCTCGGCTTCCAGACGCTGCCCTATACCAGCCCACTGACTCCGCTCTACGAGCGCGGTGACGCAGCCTTCTACGTCGACCGTTCTTCACAGGGAGGAGGACTGTCCGCCGAGTTGGCGGCACGAGATGAGCGAGAATTCGGGAGGCTGGTCGAAGTCATCCAGGATTCTACGACTCTTGTATAG
- a CDS encoding pentapeptide repeat-containing protein produces the protein MNTMTAEFIKALDWHTEWLRSGGQNGKRLHLEDADLSLLDLSSRDLSEAALPGARLDGCILDRTKLAHANLASASFIGASLSRAQLSKANLDYALLRGAILTQVNALRASFGEADLQGADLQGADLQGAYLVSANLASANLRDAHLEGAVLHGARLSGADLRGASGLQATQASWIDLGHENAPVRVEGEALRSWLAQATMKIF, from the coding sequence ATGAACACCATGACGGCGGAGTTCATCAAGGCATTGGATTGGCATACCGAATGGCTGCGTTCCGGGGGACAGAACGGCAAGCGCCTCCACCTGGAGGACGCTGACTTGTCCTTACTCGACCTGTCGTCGAGAGATCTATCGGAGGCAGCGCTTCCTGGGGCGCGCTTGGATGGATGCATCCTGGACAGGACGAAGCTCGCCCACGCCAACCTTGCGTCCGCATCTTTCATCGGCGCCAGCCTCTCCAGAGCGCAGCTTTCAAAGGCCAACCTGGACTATGCGCTCCTTCGAGGGGCCATTCTGACGCAGGTGAACGCGCTCCGAGCCAGCTTCGGCGAAGCAGACCTTCAAGGCGCGGACCTTCAAGGCGCGGACCTTCAAGGCGCCTACCTGGTCAGTGCCAACCTCGCGTCCGCGAATCTCCGAGATGCGCATCTGGAAGGCGCGGTCCTTCATGGAGCGAGGCTTTCTGGGGCAGATCTCCGCGGCGCCTCCGGATTACAGGCGACCCAGGCCTCCTGGATTGATCTGGGTCACGAGAACGCGCCCGTCCGGGTTGAAGGCGAGGCGCTGCGTTCATGGCTGGCCCAGGCTACAATGAAGATCTTCTGA
- the sitA5 gene encoding SitA5 family polymorphic toxin produces MNIHWGSILLVGWLMMGCATPRIVRLDTGAGAPIVYTPPKRVEPIVVDSGAFQKAMTRLVLEMRFSLRSEEEVRPRVHLASWGSESRPQGRDYGAWCAQQDNPGECLSLLEDGFTFLDAKMRRKMALSFAWDGVWEGVEEAVKEVVNPLVLKAMITSAMAAYMVLVVVPEPVTKLVAIALTTYVIAYIGLDAFSNLVKGWQRLSSDTKHAVSFEQLEDAGYHFGRVMGANGARVLILALTAALGGGAANMASKGPMLPGFARAALATETNAGIQLSAAMSGGVRSISLAEGILTVGVVPNAVAATALNPAGGIPRETRIEELASDPAQGGKVTPKTRREAEVGLQLEERRQLPAPIKRDPTGQSEFVDSQGIKWDIKTFDSRFPPRKGGFSLERDLDKIKAELARGENVILNTENMSAQHVQALRNAIDALGPSVSSRILWFP; encoded by the coding sequence ATGAATATACATTGGGGAAGCATCTTGCTGGTCGGATGGCTCATGATGGGCTGCGCGACGCCGCGGATCGTGCGCTTGGACACGGGAGCAGGCGCACCCATTGTCTACACTCCGCCGAAGCGCGTGGAGCCCATCGTCGTGGACTCGGGGGCATTCCAGAAGGCGATGACCCGACTCGTGCTGGAGATGCGCTTCTCTCTACGATCCGAGGAGGAGGTCCGCCCACGTGTACATCTCGCTTCGTGGGGTTCGGAGTCGCGTCCCCAAGGGAGAGATTATGGAGCGTGGTGCGCCCAACAAGACAATCCGGGCGAGTGCCTCTCCTTGCTGGAGGATGGCTTCACCTTCCTGGACGCCAAGATGCGGCGGAAGATGGCCCTGTCCTTTGCTTGGGACGGCGTGTGGGAAGGAGTGGAGGAGGCGGTGAAGGAAGTCGTCAACCCACTGGTCCTCAAGGCGATGATTACCTCGGCAATGGCCGCCTACATGGTCCTCGTCGTGGTCCCCGAGCCGGTCACCAAGCTCGTGGCCATTGCCCTGACAACATACGTCATCGCGTACATCGGCCTGGACGCATTCTCAAACCTCGTGAAGGGGTGGCAACGACTGTCATCAGACACGAAGCACGCCGTATCCTTTGAGCAACTAGAGGACGCCGGATACCACTTCGGAAGAGTCATGGGCGCCAATGGTGCGCGAGTCCTCATCCTGGCGCTGACGGCTGCGTTGGGCGGAGGGGCCGCGAACATGGCCTCGAAGGGTCCGATGCTTCCGGGCTTCGCGCGTGCCGCCCTGGCAACGGAGACGAACGCGGGCATCCAACTGTCAGCAGCGATGTCGGGCGGCGTTCGCTCGATTTCCCTGGCAGAAGGCATTCTCACTGTGGGAGTCGTCCCCAATGCCGTGGCCGCCACAGCACTGAATCCGGCGGGAGGCATTCCGAGAGAAACTCGTATTGAAGAACTGGCCAGCGACCCGGCACAGGGAGGGAAAGTCACCCCCAAGACACGTCGTGAGGCGGAAGTGGGCCTTCAACTTGAGGAGCGGAGACAACTCCCAGCACCCATCAAACGGGATCCAACGGGGCAGTCAGAGTTCGTTGACTCCCAAGGTATCAAGTGGGATATCAAGACTTTTGACTCTCGATTCCCGCCCAGGAAGGGTGGCTTCTCGCTTGAACGAGACCTTGACAAAATCAAAGCCGAACTCGCTCGTGGTGAAAACGTCATTCTCAACACCGAGAACATGAGCGCGCAGCACGTTCAAGCGCTGCGAAACGCGATAGACGCCTTGGGCCCTTCAGTTTCGTCCAGGATCTTGTGGTTTCCCTAG
- a CDS encoding SDR family oxidoreductase: MNTPSRHLFVAGATGATGRTLMRQALSRGAPPVLAHVRPKSADSDLVRPWPHKAVVELSDGEALVEMMRGCTTVLQLIGTMRKRFGSGDTYETSDIGTTRQLVEAARRAGVDHLVLLSSVGAGRPVGAYLKAKAEAERLVRESGIPWTVVRPPAFEGEYHHINPVLRALTRLPPLRNMRPIHLDQLAAVLLRVSEQRAPLNQVLEGDTLWAEVAAAGA, from the coding sequence ATGAACACGCCCTCTCGTCATCTCTTCGTCGCTGGTGCCACGGGTGCCACGGGCCGCACGCTGATGCGACAGGCGCTGTCGCGCGGTGCGCCGCCTGTCCTCGCGCACGTGCGCCCGAAGAGCGCGGACAGTGACCTGGTCCGCCCCTGGCCCCACAAGGCCGTGGTGGAGCTGTCTGACGGTGAGGCGCTGGTGGAGATGATGCGCGGCTGCACCACGGTGCTCCAGTTGATAGGCACCATGCGCAAGCGCTTCGGGTCGGGCGACACGTATGAGACGAGCGACATCGGCACCACGCGGCAGTTGGTGGAGGCCGCCAGGCGCGCGGGGGTGGACCACCTCGTGCTGCTCAGCTCCGTGGGCGCGGGCCGGCCGGTGGGCGCGTACCTCAAGGCCAAGGCGGAGGCGGAGCGGCTGGTGCGAGAGAGCGGCATCCCCTGGACGGTGGTGCGCCCGCCCGCCTTCGAGGGCGAGTACCACCACATCAACCCCGTGCTGCGCGCCCTCACCCGCCTGCCTCCACTGCGGAACATGCGGCCCATCCACCTGGACCAACTCGCCGCCGTGCTGCTGCGTGTCTCCGAGCAACGCGCGCCACTGAACCAGGTGCTGGAAGGCGACACGCTCTGGGCCGAGGTCGCTGCCGCGGGCGCCTGA
- a CDS encoding DUF2378 family protein, giving the protein MENPEPLVFQQSFQGLLRALGDDLDDACVGRLREAGLDARGSLALAYPLKVWVAALKVAAATLAPEAPLDEAAAVVGRRFVEGFSSTLIGNALLGTVRLLGPQRMLSRMTRNLRTGTNYLETHIEQLGPTRYELTCRPVVVAGFYVGLFLAGLEASGAKHPSVQIVRREGEEAVYDIAWS; this is encoded by the coding sequence TTGGAAAATCCCGAACCCCTTGTATTCCAGCAGAGCTTCCAGGGGCTGCTTCGCGCCTTGGGTGATGACCTGGATGACGCGTGCGTGGGCCGACTGCGCGAGGCGGGCCTCGATGCGCGAGGCTCGCTGGCGCTGGCCTATCCCTTGAAGGTCTGGGTGGCCGCGCTGAAGGTCGCGGCGGCCACGCTGGCACCGGAGGCGCCGCTGGACGAGGCCGCCGCGGTGGTGGGGCGGCGCTTCGTGGAGGGCTTCAGCTCCACGCTCATCGGCAACGCGCTGTTGGGCACCGTGCGGCTCCTGGGGCCGCAGCGCATGCTGTCGCGGATGACGCGCAACCTGCGCACGGGCACCAACTATCTGGAGACGCACATAGAGCAACTGGGGCCCACCCGGTATGAGCTGACCTGCCGGCCCGTGGTGGTGGCGGGCTTCTACGTGGGGCTCTTCCTGGCGGGGCTGGAGGCCAGCGGGGCGAAACACCCCTCGGTCCAGATTGTCCGGAGGGAGGGCGAGGAGGCGGTGTACGACATCGCTTGGAGCTGA
- a CDS encoding exopolysaccharide biosynthesis protein, with protein sequence MSTPSPTPSSSTGFSDTQAQLSATLRALSARLPESLTVRELMQACGEQGLLLFCCILTFPFLLPVSIPGVSTVFGLLIVLIGVGVTFNRTPWLPRKLLDKPLLRTNLAPALDKGADVFTKYVDKMSKPRLLALTHGSSTNRFNGFMLFFAGVLLMMPFGLIPFSNTLPALAALFFAIGILQRDGYFILMGHGMTVGSLTYFTVIIYGAVQGGRSLASVFGGG encoded by the coding sequence ATGTCGACGCCTTCACCCACCCCCTCTTCGTCCACGGGTTTCTCGGATACCCAAGCCCAGCTCTCCGCCACCCTCCGCGCGCTGTCCGCGCGGCTGCCCGAATCTCTGACGGTGCGGGAGCTGATGCAGGCGTGTGGTGAGCAGGGCCTGCTGCTCTTCTGTTGCATCCTGACCTTCCCCTTCCTCCTGCCCGTGTCGATTCCGGGCGTGTCCACGGTGTTCGGCCTGCTCATCGTCCTCATCGGCGTGGGCGTGACGTTCAACCGGACGCCCTGGCTGCCCCGGAAGCTGCTGGACAAGCCGCTGCTGCGCACCAACCTGGCCCCGGCGTTGGACAAGGGCGCGGACGTCTTCACCAAGTACGTGGACAAGATGAGCAAGCCGCGGCTGCTGGCGCTCACGCACGGCTCCAGCACCAACCGCTTCAACGGCTTCATGCTCTTCTTCGCGGGCGTGCTGCTGATGATGCCGTTCGGCCTGATTCCCTTCAGCAACACGCTGCCCGCGCTGGCCGCGCTCTTCTTCGCCATCGGCATCCTGCAGCGCGACGGCTACTTCATCCTCATGGGGCACGGGATGACGGTGGGGTCGCTCACCTACTTCACCGTCATCATCTACGGCGCCGTGCAGGGGGGCCGCAGCCTGGCCAGTGTCTTCGGCGGGGGCTGA